A DNA window from Camelina sativa cultivar DH55 chromosome 17, Cs, whole genome shotgun sequence contains the following coding sequences:
- the LOC104758124 gene encoding uncharacterized protein LOC104758124: MEVRGSMIWVFLMCFIFAHIIISHKNDFVEAKSFPKFEDLEMQKRLKIINKPAVKIIKTTHGERYGCVDFFKQPAFDHPSMKNHAYHYKMRPIWKGMRERETNSTGFGYLWENGVGCPIGTVPIRRVSKDDLLRIDSFGDNHKPRGSWNTTTNDPNNVVHSDKHHYVVLRTKDSKQRFNGATMDICITAPKVRPTQYSASRVHMQMGRDFIQVGLTVNPVLYKDNQPRTFVYTNSGGKACYNSNCNIGFILVRQDFPLGSPVLPVSIRGDRISRSASFGLIKDQKNGNWWFEFSDTAAEVGFWPSSRFHQSFGNSVEWGGEVYSASLPSPEMGYGVFPSDNDISNSAYMKRITVLDGFYNFDRNVNYLEDFSDDERGYQGHGIYNAEDASIGRILFYGGPGNI; this comes from the exons ATGGAAGTGAGAGGCTCAATGATATGGGTGTTCTTAATGTGTTTCATCTTTGCTCATATAATCATAAGTCACAAAAATGACTTCGTCGAAGCCAAGAGCTTTCctaaatttgaagatttagAAATGCAGAAGAGACTAAAGATTATCAACAAACCCGCTGTCAAGATCATCAag ACTACACATGGAGAAAGATACGGATGTGTGGATTTCTTCAAGCAACCAGCATTTGATCATCCTTCTATGAAAAATCACGCATATCATTACAAG ATGCGTCCAATATGGAAAggaatgagagaaagagagacaaataGTACTGGATTTGGTTACTTATGGGAGAATGGTGTGGGTTGTCCCATTGGTACGGTCCCTATACGAAGAGTCTCTAAAGACGATCTTTTGAGAATAGACTCATTTGGCGATAATCACAAACCTCGTGGCTCTTGGAACACTACCACTAATGATCCTAATAATGTTGTTCATTCCGACAAACATCAC TATGTGGTGCTTCGGACGAAAGACTCAAAGCAAAGGTTCAATGGAGCAACAATGGACATTTGTATAACCGCTCCTAAGGTTAGGCCTACCCAATACAGTGCTTCTCGAGTTCACATGCAGATGGGAAGAGATTTCATCCAAGTCGGTTTGACT GTAAATCCAGTATTGTACAAGGACAACCAACCTCGGACTTTCGTCTATACAAAT TCAGGTGGAAAAGCATGTTACAATAGCAACTGCAACATTGGATTTATACTCGTTCGTCAAGATTTTCCGCTTGGTTCACCAGTGTTGCCAGTGTCTATTCGTGGTGATCGGATAAGTCGCTCTGCAAGCTTTGGTCTAATAAAG gaccaaaaaaatggaaattggTGGTTTGAATTTAGTGACACTGCAGCGGAAGTTGGCTTTTGGCCGTCAAGTAGGTTTCATCAAAGCTTTGGAAATTCAGTCGAGTGGGGTGGAGAAGTATACAGCGCATCACTGCCGAGTCCTGAAATGGGATATGGAGTGTTTCCTTCTGATAATGATATAAGTAACAGTGCATATATGAAACGTATAACCGTACTCGACGGGTTTTATAACTTTGACCGCAACGTGAACTATCTCGAAGATTTCTCTGACGATGAACGTGGCTACCAAGGTCATGGCATATACAATGCTGAAGATGCTAGTATCGGTCGTATACTCTTTTATGGTGGTCCAGGAAATATTTGA
- the LOC109129953 gene encoding uncharacterized protein LOC109129953, translated as MEGGGGGEAEAWPELLRGVAVNFRYIHRWNRPKLDLKDRAENKEEETASQRRRSEPTPPERGSSGVVPGREAARANSVFMITQFPFEEHKERKRLIDSDMSFTRMCDAAIWVGVVDVFMVKSSEHPHDVEITEPCDAEIRVERNIASFLDEDPNFDYHDTPPNSDDEGGGEKFGGYNIKLDRWGKEKNGAVCSMDGCHWRCYCSFHNPIEKWVLKTFEDDHNCTPDGYCRLLKSAVVAKMFMDEIRSNPDYSPKAIQYEVQKRFNIMITPDVCKKAKKKVLDMIHRDHLEQFSRLRDYKDAILETNPNSTVELDTIIGDDGSELFRRFYVCFDVFRKLWPMWCRPIFGIDGCFLKSTFKGQLLAAVGRDANNGLYPIAWAVVDVEDEENWTWFLSHLKDDFHLQEGQGFTVISDRQKGLLNAVNRVLPYVEHRMCARHIYGNLKGDFPNQNEVKTLFWRLAESYTVAEYEANLQNARNYDIRLYDAIMQRNPRNCSLAFCSPTAKCVDVHNNISESFNNAIDPARYVPMVEMLETIRRRTMVRIDLRKTAASQYTGRITERAKEILEEEAKYIKYCSFVPGADGRYDVRESGINHSVNLRLRTCVCRRWDMSGIPCRHALRVITEKKLNREDYISDWYLNSRQLCIYSDSIAPVNGMLFWHRTGSVVVPPAALVEQIENRKGKKPKLKRKKARHESPTKKKKKLSRENRIMHCSLCDYPGHNKLRCPNAGVERYKPPRKPRKKKQSSNATQGAEGSQVSQEAQGSQVSQEAQGSQATQD; from the exons ATGGAGGGAGGGGGAGGTGGTGAAGCTGAAGCATGGCCGGAATTATTGAGAGGAGTTGCGGTGAACTTCCGGTACATTCATCGTTGGAACAGGCCGAAACTAGACTTAAAAGACAGAGcagagaacaaagaagaagaaacagcttCCCAGCGGCGCCGATCGGAACCGACGCCGCCGGAGAGAGGATCATCGGGAGTTGTGCCAGGGAGAGAagcggctagggcgaactcaGTTTTTATGATAACGCAG TTTCCATTTGAGGAACATAAGGAGCGGAAGAGGTTGATAGATTCAGATATGAGTTTTACAAGGATGTGTGATGCGGCCATATGGGTTGGAGTAGTTGATGTATTTATGGTTAAGTCGTCAGAGCATCCTCATGATGTGGAGATTACTGAGCCCTGTGATGCAGAGATTCGAGTTGAGAGGAATATAGCCTCTTTTCTTGATGAAGATCCGAATTTTGACTACCATGACACACCTCCAAACTCGGATGATGAAGGTGGTGGAGAGAAGTTT GGAGGATACAACATTAAGCTTGATAGAtgggggaaagaaaaaaatggagctGTTTGTTCAATGGATGGTTGTCATTGGAGGTGTTACTGTTCGTTTCATAACCCCATTGAGAAGTGGGTTCTGAAGACATTTGAAGATGATCACAATTGCACACCTGATGGGTATTGTAGATTACTAAAGTCGGCTGTGGTGGCAAAGATGTTTATGGATGAGATAAGGTCGAATCCTGATTATTCACCGAAAGCTATACAATATGAGGTCCAAAAGAGGTTCAATATTATGATCACACCTGATGTATGCAAGAAGGCGAAGAAAAAAGTATTAGATATGATTCACCGTGACCATTTAGAGCAGTTCTCTAGGCTCAGAGATTACAAAGATGCAATCCTTGa gaCTAATCCTAACTCCACTGTGGAGTTAGACACTATCATTGGTGATGATGGATCAGAACTATTTCGAAGGTTCTATGTCTGTTTTGATGTGTTCCGCAAGTTATGGCCAATGTGGTGTCGACCCATATTTGGTATTGATGGGTGTTTTCTCAAGTCTACATTTAAAGGGCAATTGTTGGCTGCTGTTGGAAGGGACGCCAATAATGGCTTGTACCCCATAGCTTGGGCTGTTGTAGATGTTGAGGATGAGGAGAACTGGACATGGTTCTTAAGTCATTTGAAAGATGATTTTCATCTGCAAGAGGGTCAAGGATTCACAGTCATTTCTGATAGACAAAAG GGCTTGTTAAATGCAGTAAACAGGGTGTTGCCTTATGTTGAACATAGGATGTGTGCTAGGCATATCTATGGTAACTTGAAGGGTGATTTCCCTAATCAAAATGAAGTGAAGACTCTGTTTTGGCGTCTGGCAGAAAGCTATACGGTGGCTGAATATGAAGCAAACTTGCAAAATGCAAGAAACTATGATATCCGATTATATGATGCCATTATGCAGAGAAATCCCAGGAATTGCAGTTTAGCTTTCTGTTCACCTACAGCCAAATGTGTTGATGTTCACAACAACATATCAGAGTCGTTCAACAATGCCATCGATCCAGCAAGGTACGTACCAATGGTTGAGATGTTGGAGACTATTAGGAGAAGAACCATGGTGCGTATTGATTTGAGGAAGACTGCGGCCAGTCAGTATACAGGTCGAATCACTGAGAGGGCAAAAGAGAtcttagaagaagaagctaagtaCATTAAGTATTGCTCATTTGTCCCAGGTGCAGACGGTAGATATGATGTTCGTGAGTCTGGTATAAATCACAGTGTGAATCTTAGGCTGAGGACATGTGTTTGTAGAAGATGGGATATGAGTGGAATTCCTTGTCGCCATGCTCTACGTGTGATCACCGAGAAGAAGCTTAATCGTGAAGATTACATTAGCGACTGGTATTTGAACTCGAGGCAGTTATGTATTTATAGTGATTCGATTGCACCAGTTAATGGTATGTTGTTCTGGCATAGAACTGGTTCTGTTGTGGTGCCACCTGCTGCTTTAGTTGAACAGATTGAAAACAGGAAAGGTAAGAAACCAAagctgaagaggaagaaagcaAGGCATGAGTCTcctacaaaaaagaagaagaagcttagtAGAGAGAATAGGATCATGCATTGTAGTCTATGTGATTACCCTGGACACAACAAATTAAGGTGTCCTAATGCTGGAGTGGAGAGATACAAACCACCAAGGaaaccaaggaagaagaagcagtcaTCAAATGCAACTCAAGGAGCTGAAGGAAGTCAAGTAAGTCAAGAAGCTCAAGGAAGTCAAGTAAGTCAAGAAGCTCAAGGAAGTCAAGCAACACAAGACTAA
- the LOC104758122 gene encoding novel plant SNARE 12 isoform X2, with amino-acid sequence MASDLPMSPHLEQIHGEIRDHFRALANGFQRLDKIKDSSRQSKQLEELADKMRECKRLVKEFDRELKDGEARNSPEVNMQLNDEKQSMIKELNSYVALRKTYLNTLGNKKVELFDTGAGVSGEPTAEETVQMASSMSNQELVDAGMKRMDETDQAIERSKQVVHQTIEVGTQTASTLKGQTDQMGRVVNDLDTIQFSIKKASQLVKEIGRQVATDKCIMAFLFLIVCGVIAVIVVKIVNPNNKDIRDIPGLAPPAQSRKLLYFRE; translated from the exons ATGGCGTCTGACCTTCCGATGAGCCCTCATTTGGAGCAGATTCACGGAGAAATCCGTGACCATTTCCGAGCACTTGC GAATGGGTTTCAAAGGTTGGATAAGATTAAGGATTCTAGTAGACAAAGCAAGCAACTTGAAGAACTTGCTGACAAGATGAGAGAGTGTAAAAG GTTGGTTAAGGAGTTTGATCGTGAACTCAAAGATGGAGAGGCTCGAAACTCTCCTGAAGTAAATATGCAATTGAATGATGAGAAACAATCTATG ATTAAGGAACTTAACTCTTATGTTGCACTAAGAAAAAC GTACTTGAATACACTTGGCAACAAGAAAGTTGAACTTTTTGATACGGGAGCTGGAGTCAGCGGTGAACCCACAGCTGAAGAAACTGTCCAAATGGCTTCAT CAATGTCAAACCAAGAGCTTGTCGATGCTGGAATGAAAAGGATGGACGAGACCGACCAGGCTATTGAACGCTCTAAACAG GTTGTGCATCAGACAATCGAAGTTGGCACTCAAACTGCATCCACTTTAAAGGGACAG ACGGATCAAATGGGCCGCGTTGTGAACGACCTAGACACAATTCAGTTCTCTATCAAGAAAGCTTCGCAGCTAGTGAAAGAGATAGGAAGACAG GTAGCTACCGATAAATGCATAATGGCGTTCCTGTTTCTGATTGTCTGTGGTGTTATAGCCGTAATCGTTGTGAAG atcGTGAACCCAAACAACAAAGACATCAGAGACATCCCTGGACTAGCTCCTCCAGCGCAATCAAGAAAGCTCTTGTACTTCAGAGAATAG
- the LOC104758123 gene encoding probable sugar phosphate/phosphate translocator At1g48230 gives MAKMINKSLVLTYIYLLIYIILSSGVILYNKWVLSPKYFNFPLPITLTMIHMGFSGFVAFLLIRVFKVVSPVKMTFEIYVTCVVPISAFFASSLWFGNTAYLHISVAFIQMLKALMPVATFLMAVVCGTDKARCDVFMNMVLVSVGVVVSSYGEINFNVIGTVYQVMGIFAEALRLVLTQVLLQKKGLTLNPVTSLYYIAPCSFVFLSLPWYVLEKPNIDVTQIQFNFWIFFSNALCALALNFSIFLVIGRTGAVTIRVAGVLKDWILIALSTVIFPESTITGLNITGYAIALCGVVMYNYIKIKDVKAIPPSTESLPDRITKDWKEKNSSDGGSPRGLELNDEEAPLITSRLSHIGRTQLGTHTAV, from the exons atggctaAGATGATAAACAAGTCGCTTGTACTAACCTATATCTACTTACTGATCTACATTATACTCTCTTCTGGAGTTATACTCTACAACAAG TGGGTTCTTTCTCCAAAATACTTCAATTTTCCACTTCCTATAACATTGACTATGATCCATATGGGATTTTCTGGATTTGTGGCCTTCCTTCTTATTCGGGTTTTCAAG GTTGTCTCTCCTGTTAAAATGACTTTCGAAAT ATATGTGACCTGTGTGGTACCTATAAGCGCATTCTTTGCATCCAGCCTCTG GTTCGGAAATACTGCATATTTGCACATTTCAGTTGCCTTCATACAGATGCTCAAAGCACTAA TGCCGGTAGCAACATTTCTCATGGCCGTTGTCTGTGGCACGGACAAAGCAAGGTGTGATGTGTTCATGAACATGGTGCTAGTCAGTGTTGGAGTTGTAGTATCATCCTATGGCGAAATTAATTTCAATGTAATCGGCACAGTCTACCAGGTCATGGGAATCTTTGCTGAAGCACTTAGACTGGTGCTAACTCAAGTTCTTCTTCAAAAGAAGGGCTTGACATTGAATCCAGTCACCAGCTTATACTATATAGCTCCATGCAG CTTTGTTTTCCTGTCATTGCCTTGGTATGTACTGGAGAAACCAAATATAGATGTCACGCAGATCCAATTCAACTTCTGGATCTTTTTCTCAAACGCTCTCTGCGCACTTGCCTTAAACTTCTCCATATTCTTAGTAATCGGAAGAACAGGCGCTGTAACCATCCGAGTTGCTGGGGTTCTGAAAGACTGGATTCTCATAGCCCTCTCCACTGTCATATTTCCTGAATCTACAATCACTGGGCTGAACATTACTGGATATGCTAtag CGCTCTGTGGTGTTGTAATGtacaattacataaaaatcAAGGATGTAAAAGCAATACCACCGAGCACGGAA AGCCTCCCTGATCGAATCACGAAG GACTGGAAGGAGAAGAATTCGTCAGATGGGGGGAGCCCCAGAGGATTGGAGCTTAACGATGAAGAAGCCCCTCTGATAACGTCGCGATTGTCACATATCGGGCGGACACAGCTTGGAACCCACACTGCCGTCTAA
- the LOC104758126 gene encoding G-protein coupled receptor 1 — translation MSAVLTAGGGLTAGDRSIITAINTGASSLSFVGSAFIVLCYCLFKELRKFSFKLVFYLALSDMLCSFFLIVGDPSKGFICYAQGYTTHFFCVASFLWTTTIAFTLHRTVVKHKTDVEDLEAMFHLYVWGTSLVVTVIRSFGNNHSHMGPWCWTQTGLKGKAVHFLTFYAPLWGAILYNGFTYFQVIRMLRNARRMAVGMSDRVDQFDNRAELKVLNRWGYYPLILIGSWAFGTINRIHDFIEPGHKIFWLSVLDVGTAALMGLFNSIAYGFNSSVRRAIHERLELFLPERLYRWLPSNFRPKNHLILHQQQQQRSEMVSLKTEDQQ, via the exons ATGTCGGCGGTGCTCACAGCCGGCGGAGGCTTAACTGCCGGAGATCGCAGCATTATTACGGCGATTAACACCGGCGCTTCCAGTCTCTCGTTCGTCGGCTCAGCCTTCATCGTTCTCTGCTATTGCCTCTTCAAAGAACTTCGAAAGTTCTCTTTCAAGCTCGTCTTCTACCTTGCTCTCTCT GATATGCTTTGCAGCTTCTTCCTAATCGTTGG AGATCCTTCGAAGGGGTTCATTTGTTATGCACAAGGCTACACTACTCATTTCTTCTGTGTAGCTTCGTTCTTGTGGACAACCACAATTGCTTTCACGCTTCATCGTACTGTGGTCAAGCATAAAACTGATGTGGAGGATTTGGAAGCTATGTTTCATTTGTATGTTTGGG GAACTTCCTTGGTAGTGACTGTCATACGTTCTTTTGGTAATAACCATTCCCATATGGGGCCGTGGTGCTGGACACAAACTGGACTTAAAGGAAAG GCTGTTCATTTCTTAACATTTTACGCTCCTCTTTGGGGAGCCATTCTCTACAATGGGTTTACATACTTCCAAGTGATACGGATGCTCAGAAATGCTAGACGT ATGGCAGTTGGAATGTCAGACCGAGTCGATCAATTCGATAATAGAGCAGAGCTAAAG GTGTTGAACCGATGGGGATACTATCCACTCATTCTAATAGGATCATGGGCATTCGGCACTATTAACCGTATTCATGATTTCATCGAGCCAGGCCATAAGATCTTCTGGCTCTCAGTTCTGGACGTTGGGACAGCTGCACTAATG GGCTTGTTCAATTCAATAGCCTATGGTTTCAACAGCTCAGTGCGCCGAGCAATCCATGAAAGACTAGAACT ATTTTTGCCGGAACGGCTATATCGATGGCTTCCTAGCAATTTCAGACCTAAAAACCATCTGATTCTacatcagcaacaacaacagcgaAGTGAAATGGTCTCACTCAAGACCGAGGACCAGCAATGA
- the LOC104758125 gene encoding CBL-interacting serine/threonine-protein kinase 17: protein MVTKGMRIGKYELGRTLGEGNSAKVKYATDTVSGQSFAVKIIDKSRITRLNVSFQIKREIRTLKVLKHPNIVRLHEVLASKTKIYMVLELVTGGDLFDKIVSKGKLPEIEGRKMFQQLIDGISYCHNKGVYHRDLKLENVLLDAKGHIKITDFGLSALPQHFREDGLLHTTCGSPNYVAPEVLANEGYDGAASDIWSCGVILYVILTGCLPFDDTNLAALCRKIFKGDPPIPRWITPGAKIMIKRMLDPNPVTRITIANIKVNDWFKHDYTPSNYDDDDDAYSSIQEDVFEEEKIPNSPTVINAFQLIGMSSFLDLSGFFETEKASERQTRFTSNSLAIDLLVKIETIFTEMGFCLQKKHARIKAIKEESTRKGQCGLSVTAEVFAISPSLNVVELRKSHGDSSLYKQLYERLLNEVGSSSQVQELLT, encoded by the exons ATGGTGACAAAGGGAATGCGTATCGGTAAATACGAGCTTGGGAGGACACTCGGAGAAGGCAACTCTGCCAAAGTCAAATACGCAACGGACACTGTATCTGGCCAATCATTCGCCGTCAAGATCATCGACAAGTCTCGTATCACTCGTCTTAACGTCTCCTTTCAG ATCAAGAGAGAGATTCGGACACTCAAAGTTTTAAAGCATCCAAACATTGTGAGGTTACATGAG GTATTGGCTAGCAAAACCAAGATTTACATGGTCCTAGAATTAGTCACCGGAGGAGacttatttgataaaatt GTCTCCAAAGGAAAGCTTCCAGAAATagaaggaagaaaaatgttTCAGCAGTTGATTGATGGAATCAGCTATTGTCATAACAAGGGCGTTTACCACAGGGATCTCAAG CTAGAGAATGTTCTTCTTGATGCAAAGGGGCACATTAAAATAACTGATTTTGGCCTTAGTGCGCTGCCTCAACATTTTAGG GAAGATGGGTTGCTACATACTACTTGTGGTAGTCCTAATTACGTCGCGCCTGAGGTTCTAGCTAACGAAGGGTATGATGGTGCAGCATCAGATATATGGTCGTGTGGAGTAATCTTGTATGTTATTCTTACCGGATGTCTCCCTTTTGATGATACAAACCTCGCAGCTCTTTGCCGAAAG ATATTCAAAGGAGATCCCCCAATACCTAGATGGATAACACCGGGTGCCAAAATCATGATCAAGAGAATGCTTGATCCAAATCCAGTCACGAGGATAACAATCGCAAACATTAAGGTCAATGATTGGTTTAAGCATGACTACACTCCTTCAAACTacgatgatgacgatgatgcaTACTCATCAATCCAAGAAGAT gtttttgaagaagagaagatcccTAATTCTCCAACCGTTATCAACGCGTTTCAGTTGATTGGAATGTCTTCATTTCTCGATCTCTCAGGTTTCTTTGAGACAGAG AAAGCATCAGAGAGGCAGACAAGATTCACGTCAAATAGCTTAGCCATAGATTTGTTGGTGAAAATCGAAACGATCTTTACGGAGATGGGTTTTTGTTTACAGAAGAAACACGCAAGG ATAAAagcaatcaaagaagaaagcaCTCGAAAAGGGCAATGCGGTTTATCAGTAACTGCTGAGGTTTTTGCGATAAGTCCGTCCCTGAATGTGGTTGAATTAAGAAAATCACATGGAGATTCCTCTCTTTATAAACAG TTGTACGAGAGATTATTGAATGAAGTGGGCTCATCATCACAAGTACAGGAGCTTTTAACGTAG
- the LOC104758122 gene encoding novel plant SNARE 12 isoform X1, translating to MASDLPMSPHLEQIHGEIRDHFRALANGFQRLDKIKDSSRQSKQLEELADKMRECKRLVKEFDRELKDGEARNSPEVNMQLNDEKQSMIKELNSYVALRKTYLNTLGNKKVELFDTGAGVSGEPTAEETVQMASSMSNQELVDAGMKRMDETDQAIERSKQVVHQTIEVGTQTASTLKGQTDQMGRVVNDLDTIQFSIKKASQLVKEIGRQLPINA from the exons ATGGCGTCTGACCTTCCGATGAGCCCTCATTTGGAGCAGATTCACGGAGAAATCCGTGACCATTTCCGAGCACTTGC GAATGGGTTTCAAAGGTTGGATAAGATTAAGGATTCTAGTAGACAAAGCAAGCAACTTGAAGAACTTGCTGACAAGATGAGAGAGTGTAAAAG GTTGGTTAAGGAGTTTGATCGTGAACTCAAAGATGGAGAGGCTCGAAACTCTCCTGAAGTAAATATGCAATTGAATGATGAGAAACAATCTATG ATTAAGGAACTTAACTCTTATGTTGCACTAAGAAAAAC GTACTTGAATACACTTGGCAACAAGAAAGTTGAACTTTTTGATACGGGAGCTGGAGTCAGCGGTGAACCCACAGCTGAAGAAACTGTCCAAATGGCTTCAT CAATGTCAAACCAAGAGCTTGTCGATGCTGGAATGAAAAGGATGGACGAGACCGACCAGGCTATTGAACGCTCTAAACAG GTTGTGCATCAGACAATCGAAGTTGGCACTCAAACTGCATCCACTTTAAAGGGACAG ACGGATCAAATGGGCCGCGTTGTGAACGACCTAGACACAATTCAGTTCTCTATCAAGAAAGCTTCGCAGCTAGTGAAAGAGATAGGAAGACAG CTACCGATAAATGCATAA
- the LOC104759831 gene encoding uncharacterized protein At4g04775-like — MGERFRGFPKKCRCGESVVMKTSNTVRNPGRLFHACPFGEHDNRSHVFKWTDTCMVQEIEDLIEKVTKLEGASMKMEKDFNVCESEIGILTMDTRVCEAVVEKEVGELKMQLRSLKNIVVFALS; from the exons ATGGGTGAGCGATTCAGAGGGTTTCCTAAGAAGTGTCGGTGTGGAGAAAGTGTAGTGATGAAGACATCAAACACAGTTAGAAACCCTGGAAGACTGTTTCATGCTTGTCCATTTGGAGAACAT GACAATAGGAGTCATGTGTTCAAGTGGACAGATACGTGTATGGTTCAAGAGATTGAAGACTTGATAGAGAAAGTTACTAAGCTTGAAGGAGCTTCgatgaaaatggaaaaagacTTCAATGTTTGTGAATCAGAAATTGGCATTTTGACAATGGATACTCGTGTATGTGAGGCTGTGGTTGAGAAGGAGGTTGGAGAGTTGAAAATGCAGCTTCGTAGCTTGAAGAACATTGTAGTGTTtgctttg TCTTAA